One window of the Podospora pseudopauciseta strain CBS 411.78 chromosome 4, whole genome shotgun sequence genome contains the following:
- the CDR1 gene encoding Multidrug resistance protein (COG:Q; EggNog:ENOG503NTZE): MSFTGAGSFGNYDLTAQSTGAPLGRTTTNDQQREEVVTAGGSSPGRNENDVSRTRATSLTEVADSEAAIRNEKGNITDAADEDEEAIEEERRHSAVLALARKYTSQSHYGVEPGTNVFEAALQDENSPINPNGPNFNSKAWAKAVVSMMDGRGASFRTSGVAFQHLNVFGFGAPTDYQKDVANVWLELVGLARKLTGNKGRRIDILRDFDGVVEKGEMLVVLGPPGSGCSTFLKTIAGDYNGIYMDENSYFNYQGMTAKEMHTHHRGEAIYTAEVDTHFPQLSVGDTLTFAARARAPRQLPPGVSKNIFAQHLRDVVMAMFGISHTVNTRVGNEYIRGVSGGERKRVTIAEAALSGAPLQCWDNSTRGLDSANAIEFCKNLKMSSDLFQSTCCVSIYQAPQSAYDLFDKALVLYEGRQIFFGKASEARQYFERLGFDCPSRQTTPDFLTSMTSPLERVVRPGWEDKAPRTPDEFAAAWKKSPEYQALQAQIEAYKASHPINGPDAEAFRASKQAQQAKSQRVKSPFTLSYMQQIQLCLWRGWKRLTGDPSLSIGALVGNTIMALIISSIFYNLQPTTDSFYQRGALLFFACLMNAFSSALEILTLYSQRPIVEKHKAYALYHPSAEAIASMLCDLPYKIANTLVFNLTLYFMTNLRREAGAFFFFLLFSFFTVLVMSMIFRTIASSTRTLSQAMVPAAAIILALVIFTGFVIPIDYMPGWCRWINYIDPLAYSFESLMVNEFHGRNFTCTQFVPNLMIPGYGDISPANRACSAIGSIAGSSVVNGDDYINSAFRYYVSHKWRNFGILLAFIAFFTTTYMLAAETVSAAKSKGEVLLFRRGHKPASFKENKGDAESGGVAVAGPVAKAAAGYQSDKESGNIQGSTSVFHWNNVCYEVKVKKETRQILNNVDGWVKPGTLTALMGVSGAGKTTLLDCLADRTSMGVITGEMLVDGLPRDASFQRKTGYVQQQDLHLQTTTVREALNFSALLRQPAHVPREEKLAYVDEVIKLLEMEEYADAIIGVPGEGLNVEQRKRLTIGVELAAKPPLLLFVDEPTSGLDSQTSWAILDLLEKLTKSGQAILCTIHQPSAMLFQRFDRLLFLAKGGRTVYFGDIGENSKTMTSYFERNGGFPCPADANPAEWMLEVIGAAPGSVTNVDWHQAWRESPEYAAVQEELQRLKAQAKPSDALATDDGSYREFAAPFGEQLRSVTHRVFQQYWRTPTYIYSKAILCLIVSLFIGFVFFKAPNTIQGLQNQMFAIFNILTVFGQLVQQTMPHFVVQRSLYEVRERPSKVYSWKVFMLSQIIVELPWNTLMAALMFVTWYYPVGLDANAAAAGQTAERGALMFLLLVAFMLFTSTFTDFIIAGFETAEAGGNIANLLFSLCLIFCGVLATPETMPRFWIFMYRVSPFTYLVSAMLSTAVANSEVVCAANELQKFAPPSGQTCFEYLESYMEIAGGYLTNPNSTDMCSFCTIKDTNVFLAQVGANYDDRWRNFGILWAFIIFNIFAALGVYWLVRVPKKKLGAKAKKE; the protein is encoded by the exons ATGTCCTTTACTGGGGCAGGTTCCTTCGGGAACTACGACCTCACGGCGCAGAGTACCGGAGCGCCACTTGGGCGAACGACGACAAACGACCAGcagcgggaggaggttgtgacTGCTGGGGGTTCTTCACCGGGACGGAATGAGAACGACGTGAGCAGGACGAGGGCTACGTCCCTGACTGAGGTGGCCGACAGTGAAGCCGCTATTCGCAATGAGAAGGGCAACATCACCGATGCCgccgacgaggatgaggaagccattgaggaggagcgccGCCACAGCGCCGTTCTTGCATTGGCGCGCAAGTACACTTCACAGTCGCATTACGGTGTCGAGCCCGGCACCAATGTCTTCGAAGCCGCCCTCCAAGATGAGAACTcgcccatcaaccccaatgGGCCCAATTTCAACAGCAAGGCATGGGCAAAGGCCGTCGTGAGCATGATGGACGGCCGGGGCGCCTCTTTCCGGACCAGCGGTGTTGCTTTCCAGCACCTGAAcgtcttcggcttcggcgcGCCCACCGATTATCAGAAGGATGTTGCCAACGTCTGGCTCGAGCTCGTTGGGCTCGCCCGCAAGCTGACCGGCAACAAGGGACGTCGCATTGACATTTTGCGCGATTTCGATGGTGTGGTCGAGAAGGGAGAGATGCTTGTTGTGCTTGGTCCCCCAGGTTCCGGCTGCAGTACCTTTCTCAAGACCATTGCCGGTGACTACAACGGCATCTACATGGATGAGAACTCGTACTTCAACTACCAAG GCATGACTGCCAAGGAGATGCATACGCACCATCGTGGTGAGGCCATCTACACGGCTGAGGTTGACACACATTTCCCCCAGCTTTCAGTTGGCGACACCCTCACTTTTGCTGCCCGCGCCCGCGCGCCCCGCCAACTTCCCCCAGGAGTCTCCAAGAACATATTTGCCCAGCATTTGAGGGATGTTGTGATGGCCATGTTCGGCATCAGCCACACAGTCAACACCCGTGTAGGTAACGAGTACATTCGCGGTGTGTCTGGTGGTGAGCGCAAGCGTGTCACCATTGCCGAGGCTGCCCTGTCTGGTGCCCCTCTTCAGTGCTGGGATAACAGCACAAGAGGTCTCGATAGCGCCAATGCCATCGAGTTCTGCAAGAACCTGAAAATGTCGAGCGACCTTTTCCAGAGCACTTGCTGCGTTTCCATCTACCAGGCTCCCCAGAGCGCATACGACCTTTTCGACAAGGCCCTCGTGCTTTACGAAGGACGTCAGATCTTCTTCGGAAAGGCCAGCGAGGCCCGTCAGTACTTCGAGAGACTCGGCTTCGATTGCCCTTCCCGCCAGACCACCCCCGATTTCTTGACTTCCATGACAAGTCCCCTGGAGCGTGTTGTGCGTCCTGGATGGGAGGACAAGGCTCCCCGCACACCCGATGAGTTCGCTGCCGCCTGGAAGAAGAGCCCCGAGTACCAGGCTCTGCAGGCCCAGATCGAAGCCTACAAGGCGTCGCATCCCATCAACGGTCCCGATGCTGAAGCTTTCCGTGCGTCCAAGCAGGCCCAGCAGGCCAAGAGTCAGCGTGTCAAGTCgcccttcaccctctcctacATGCAGCAGATTCAGCTGTGCCtctggagaggttggaagCGCCTGACCGGTGATCCTAGTCTGAGCATCGGTGCTCTGGTTGGAAACACCATCATGgctctcatcatctccagTATCTTCTacaacctccaacccacAACGGACAGCTTCTACCAGCGTGGCGCTTTGCTCTTCTTCGCTTGTCTTATGAACGCCTTCTCCAGTGCTCTCGAAATTCTCACTCTCTACTCGCAACGTCCCATTGTCGAAAAACACAAGGCGTACGCTCTTTACCACCCATCTGCTGAAGCCATCGCCTCGATGCTGTGCGATTTGCCATACAAGATTGCCAACACCCTCGTCTTCAACCTGACCTTGTACTTCATGACGAATCTGCGTCGGGAAGCGGGcgctttcttctttttcctgcTGTTCTCGTTCTTCACTGTCCTGGTCATGTCCATGATCTTCCGGACAATTGCCAGCTCCACAAGAACGCTCTCGCAGGCCATGgttcccgccgccgccatcattCTCGCCTTGGTCATCTTCACTGGTTTCGTCATCCCCATTGATTACATGCCTGGATGGTGCCGCTGGATCAACTACATCGATCCCCTGGCCTATTCCTTCGAGTCTCTGATGGTCAACGAATTCCACGGTCGGAATTTCACTTGCACCCAGTTTGTGCCTAACCTCATGATTCCTGGTTATGGTGACATTAGCCCGGCCAACCGCGCTTGCTCCGCCATCGGTTCCATTGCTGGCTCATCTGTTGTCAATGGCGACGACTACATCAACTCGGCTTTCAGGTACTACGTATCTCATAAGTGGCGCAACTTTGGTATCTTGCTCGCCTTcatcgccttcttcaccaccacctacaTGCTTGCGGCTGAGACAGTCTCTGCTGCCAAGAGCAAGGGTGAGGTCTTGCTCTTCCGTCGCGGCCACAAGCCTGCGTCCTTCAAGGAGAACAAGGGTGATGCCGAATCTGGCGGTGTCGCTGTTGCTGGACCTGTTGCTAAGGCGGCTGCTGGGTACCAGTCCGATAAGGAGAGTGGCAACATCCAGGGCTCGACTAGTGTTTTCCATTGGAACAACGTCTGCTAcgaggtcaaggtcaagaaggagaCTCGCCAGATCCTGAACAATGTGGACGGATGGGTGAAGCCCGGTACTCTCACGGCTCTCATGGGTGTCTCCGGCGCTGGCAAGACCACTCTTCTCGACTGCTTGGCTGACCGAACCTCCATGGGTGTTATCACGGGAGAAATGCTTGTTGATGGCCTTCCCAGAGACGCTTCTTTCCAGCGCAAGACCGGCTACGTTCAGCAACAGgatcttcatcttcaaacTACCACCGTTCGCGAGGCCTTGAACTTTAGCGCTCTCCTTCGTCAACCCGCGCACGTCCCCCGAGAAGAGAAGCTCGCTTATGTTGATGAGGTTATCAAGCTTTTGGAAATGGAGGAATACGCTGACGCCATCATCGGTGTCCCTGGCGAAGGTCTCAACGTTGAACAGCGCAAGCGTCTTACTATCGGTGTCGAACTTGCTGCCAAGCCCCCTCTGCTCCTCTTCGTTGATGAGCCTACCTCCGGTCTCGACAGTCAAACATCTTGGGCCATTTTGGATcttctcgagaagctcacCAAGAGCGGACAAGCCATTCTCTGCACTATTCATCAGCCCTCGGCCATGCTCTTCCAGCGCTTCGACAGACTCTTGTTTCTGGCCAAGGGTGGCAGGACTGTGTACTTTGGCGATATCGGCGAAAACTCCAAGACCATGACTTCCTACTTTGAGCGCAATGGTGGTTTCCCTTGCCCTGCTGACGCCAACCCCGCTGAGTGGATGTTGGAGGTTATCGGTGCTGCCCCTGGAAGTGTTACCAATGTCGACTGGCACCAGGCCTGGCGCGAGAGTCCCGAGTATGCTGCCGTCCAGGAAGAGCTTCAGCGTCTCAAGGCCCAGGCCAAGCCCTCTGATGCCCTCGCCACCGACGATGGAAGTTATCGTGAGTTCGCTGCTCCCTTCGGCGAGCAACTCCGCAGTGTCACCCATCGTGTCTTCCAGCAATACTGGCGCACTCCCACCTACATTTATTCCAAGGCCATTCTCTGCCTCATCGTCTCGCTCTTCATCGGCTTCGTTTTTTTCAAAGctcccaacaccatccaGGGTCTCCAGAACCAGATGTTTGCCATCTTCAACATTCTCACCGTCTTCGGCCAGCTCGTACAGCAGACTATGCCTCACTTCGTCGTCCAACGCTCCTTGTATGAGGTCCGCGAGCGTCCCTCCAAAGTCTACAGCTGGAAGGTCTTTATGCTCTCGCAGATCATTGTTGAGCTCCCCTGGAACACCCTCATGGCCGCTCTGATGTTCGTCACCTGGTACTACCCCGTCGGGCTTGATGCAaacgctgccgccgccggccagACTGCCGAGCGTGGCGCTCTCATGTTCCTGCTCCTGGTCGCCTTCATGCTGttcacctccaccttcaCTGATTTCATCATTGCTGGTTTTGAGACGGCCGAAGCAGGCGGCAACATCGCCAACTTGCTCTTCAGTTTGTGCTTGATCTTCTGCGGTGTCCTGGCTACCCCTGAAACCATGCCCAGGTTCTGGATCTTTATGTATCGCGTCAGTCCCTTCACGTACCTTGTCAGCGCCATGCTGTCCACCGCTGTC